The following are encoded together in the Mycolicibacterium arabiense genome:
- a CDS encoding ATPase, with product MADRGDGRSRAAHGRQRIKTLTQAALNADVTVEQVDTLLTELGDTLVDLNRSTSGLDVTLERFNETITRIDELAPRLIAVVERLERIVDRVERIVGLGESVVAPWAATEHVVRGALNAVRKSTGL from the coding sequence ATGGCAGACAGAGGTGACGGACGCAGCAGGGCCGCGCACGGTCGGCAGCGCATCAAGACGCTGACCCAGGCTGCGCTCAACGCCGACGTCACCGTCGAACAGGTCGACACCCTGCTCACCGAACTCGGCGACACCCTGGTCGACCTCAACCGATCGACCAGCGGTCTGGACGTCACGCTCGAGCGGTTCAACGAGACCATCACGCGCATCGACGAACTCGCGCCGCGCCTCATCGCGGTCGTGGAGCGCCTCGAACGCATCGTCGACCGGGTCGAGCGGATCGTCGGTCTCGGCGAATCTGTGGTCGCGCCATGGGCGGCCACCGAACACGTGGTGCGCGGCGCGCTCAACGCCGTCCGCAAGAGCACCGGCCTGTAG
- a CDS encoding cytochrome P450 family protein produces MPAPQDVLPVADGVGLPWDVAVGDAVGAIADARGAHGDDFVVISGGDRYVFTFSPTGVESFYALPEEVASKGLADYRMLCRKLPDEIFTGRRTLPGSLFRRDDVTSYLAHLGHALDVTGDELGERGDVDVFAVTRRLGHRMGLASWAAPGCADGEPFERLVRAFDALDGSDAFVHPDAMAAVAASGKRVERAALAEVADVVEGALARHDPAPGSLFARIVAGWADQDPEARARGVAMDVALIHIASMSNLMAALGWAIVDLVEHPDALRTVANGDEDFARRCALESTRMAQRSIMSRAVLAPVEFRTGAGVVDVPAGWTIATLLPLLNTSAEPSLTEWDPDRWRGHRLADVGGLASPMLVTAFGHGRHTCPAQPFSLAAMTTAMTRLLGRYDVSARWSAHPRPVAAQIGGVARSAGPATMRYALR; encoded by the coding sequence GTGCCCGCACCGCAGGACGTGCTTCCGGTCGCCGACGGCGTGGGACTGCCTTGGGACGTCGCGGTCGGTGACGCCGTGGGTGCCATCGCCGACGCACGCGGGGCACACGGCGACGACTTCGTCGTGATCAGCGGCGGCGACCGTTACGTGTTCACCTTCTCCCCCACCGGCGTCGAGTCGTTCTACGCGTTGCCCGAGGAGGTCGCCAGCAAGGGGCTGGCCGACTACCGGATGCTGTGCCGCAAACTGCCCGACGAGATCTTCACGGGCAGGCGCACACTGCCCGGTTCGCTGTTCCGGCGCGACGACGTGACGTCCTATCTCGCCCACCTCGGCCACGCGCTCGACGTGACCGGAGACGAGTTGGGCGAGCGCGGCGACGTCGACGTCTTCGCGGTCACCCGCAGGCTCGGTCACCGAATGGGGCTGGCGTCCTGGGCCGCGCCGGGATGCGCCGACGGGGAGCCGTTCGAGCGACTCGTCCGTGCATTCGACGCACTCGACGGATCGGACGCCTTCGTGCACCCGGACGCGATGGCCGCGGTCGCAGCGTCGGGCAAACGGGTGGAACGGGCCGCGCTCGCCGAAGTCGCCGACGTCGTCGAAGGCGCTCTTGCACGGCACGATCCGGCACCGGGGTCACTGTTCGCCCGCATCGTCGCCGGGTGGGCCGACCAAGACCCCGAGGCCCGCGCCCGCGGGGTCGCCATGGACGTCGCACTCATCCACATCGCGTCGATGTCGAACCTGATGGCCGCGTTGGGCTGGGCCATCGTCGATCTCGTCGAGCACCCCGATGCGTTGCGGACCGTCGCGAACGGTGACGAGGACTTCGCCAGGCGCTGCGCCCTGGAGAGCACCCGCATGGCGCAACGCTCCATCATGTCCCGCGCGGTGCTCGCACCGGTCGAATTCCGCACGGGCGCAGGCGTCGTCGACGTGCCTGCGGGCTGGACCATCGCGACGCTGCTGCCGCTGCTCAACACCTCGGCCGAGCCGAGTCTGACCGAATGGGACCCCGACCGGTGGCGCGGGCACCGGCTCGCCGACGTCGGAGGCCTCGCGTCGCCGATGCTGGTCACCGCGTTCGGGCACGGCAGGCACACCTGTCCGGCGCAGCCGTTCTCGCTCGCGGCGATGACCACTGCGATGACGCGCCTGCTCGGCCGCTACGACGTCAGCGCCCGATGGAGCGCACACCCGCGCCCGGTGGCCGCGCAGATCGGCGGGGTCGCTCGCTCCGCCGGGCCCGCCACGATGCGCTACGCCCTGCGCTGA
- the tkt gene encoding transketolase has protein sequence MTTVEEISALTQPHHPDDWTDLDSAAVDTVRVLAADAVQKVGNGHPGTAMSLAPLAYTLFQRQMRHDPSDVHWLGRDRFILSCGHSSLTLYLQLFLGGFGLELEDIESLRTFKSKTPGHPEFRHTKGVEITTGPLGQGLASSVGMAMAARFERGLFDPDAAPGTSPFDHFIYVIASDGDIEEGVTSEASSLAATQQLGNLIVFYDKNQISIEHDTNIALSEDVPARYRAYGWHVQEVEGGENVAGIEAAIAEAKKVTDKPSFIALRTIIGYPAPTKMNTGGVHGSALGDEEVAATKKVLGFDPDKTFELRPEVFEHTRKLVERGREAHEKWQPEFDAWAEREPERKKLLDRLTAEELPDGWDSDITYWEPGSKAVATRAAFGQVLNDVAPKLPELWGGSADLAGSNNTTIKGVKSFGPPSISTEDFQADWYGRVLHFGIREHAMGSILSGIVLHGPTRAFGGTFLQFSDYMRPAVRLASLMDIDTIYIWTHDSIGLGEDGPTHQPIEHLAALRAIPNLSVVRPGDPNETAYAWRSILARGNGSGPVGFILTRQGIPVLEGTDFEGVSKGGYVLGGGKPADDADVIIIATGSELQLAVEARKQLAEKDIVAYVVSMPCVEWFESQPKEYRDSVLPPEVSARVAVEAAVAQSWHKLVGDTGEIISIEHYGESADDKTLFREFGFTPEAVVAAAERSMDN, from the coding sequence GTGACCACCGTGGAAGAGATTTCCGCACTCACCCAACCCCACCATCCCGACGACTGGACGGACCTCGACTCCGCCGCCGTCGACACCGTCCGCGTCCTGGCCGCCGACGCCGTGCAGAAGGTCGGCAACGGCCATCCCGGCACGGCGATGAGCCTCGCGCCGCTGGCCTACACGCTGTTCCAGCGGCAGATGCGCCACGACCCGAGCGACGTGCACTGGTTGGGTCGCGACCGATTCATCCTGTCCTGCGGGCACAGCAGCCTGACGCTGTACCTGCAGCTCTTCCTCGGCGGGTTCGGCCTGGAACTCGAGGACATCGAGTCGCTGCGCACGTTCAAGTCGAAGACGCCGGGCCATCCGGAGTTCCGGCACACCAAGGGCGTCGAGATCACGACCGGCCCGCTGGGCCAGGGTCTCGCCTCGTCGGTCGGCATGGCGATGGCGGCACGGTTCGAGCGCGGGTTGTTCGACCCCGACGCAGCTCCGGGCACCAGCCCGTTCGACCACTTCATCTACGTGATCGCCTCCGACGGCGACATCGAAGAGGGCGTGACCAGCGAGGCGTCGTCGCTCGCGGCCACGCAGCAGCTCGGGAACCTGATCGTCTTCTACGACAAGAATCAGATCTCGATCGAGCACGACACCAACATCGCGCTGTCCGAGGACGTGCCCGCGCGTTACCGCGCCTACGGCTGGCACGTGCAGGAAGTCGAGGGCGGCGAGAACGTCGCTGGCATCGAGGCCGCCATCGCGGAGGCCAAGAAGGTCACCGACAAGCCGTCGTTCATCGCGCTGCGCACGATCATCGGCTATCCGGCACCCACCAAGATGAACACCGGCGGCGTGCACGGCTCGGCGCTGGGCGACGAGGAAGTGGCCGCCACCAAGAAGGTGCTCGGGTTCGACCCGGACAAGACGTTCGAGCTGCGTCCCGAGGTGTTCGAGCACACCCGCAAGCTCGTCGAACGCGGCCGCGAAGCCCACGAGAAGTGGCAGCCGGAGTTCGACGCCTGGGCCGAGCGCGAGCCGGAGCGCAAGAAGCTCCTCGATCGCCTCACGGCCGAGGAACTCCCCGACGGGTGGGACTCCGACATCACCTACTGGGAGCCCGGCTCCAAGGCCGTCGCCACCCGCGCCGCGTTCGGCCAGGTGCTCAACGACGTGGCGCCGAAGCTGCCCGAACTGTGGGGTGGCTCCGCCGATCTCGCGGGCAGCAACAACACCACGATCAAGGGCGTCAAGTCGTTCGGCCCGCCGTCGATCTCGACCGAGGACTTCCAGGCCGACTGGTACGGGCGCGTCCTGCACTTCGGCATCCGCGAGCACGCGATGGGCTCGATCCTGTCCGGCATCGTGCTGCACGGACCCACCCGCGCGTTCGGCGGAACGTTCCTGCAGTTCTCGGACTACATGCGCCCCGCGGTTCGGCTCGCGTCCCTGATGGACATCGACACGATCTACATCTGGACGCACGACTCGATCGGCCTCGGCGAGGACGGTCCGACCCACCAGCCGATCGAGCATCTCGCGGCACTGCGCGCCATCCCGAACCTGTCGGTGGTGCGGCCGGGCGACCCGAACGAGACCGCCTATGCGTGGCGCAGCATCCTGGCGCGCGGCAACGGCAGCGGCCCCGTCGGTTTCATCCTGACCCGCCAGGGCATCCCGGTGCTGGAGGGCACCGACTTCGAGGGCGTGTCCAAGGGCGGGTACGTGCTCGGCGGCGGCAAGCCGGCCGATGACGCGGACGTGATCATCATCGCCACCGGCTCGGAGTTGCAGCTGGCAGTGGAGGCACGAAAGCAGTTGGCGGAGAAGGACATCGTCGCCTACGTGGTCTCCATGCCGTGCGTCGAGTGGTTCGAGAGCCAGCCCAAGGAGTACCGCGACAGCGTGCTCCCGCCCGAGGTGTCGGCCCGCGTCGCGGTGGAAGCGGCGGTGGCGCAGAGCTGGCACAAGCTGGTCGGTGACACCGGCGAGATCATCTCGATCGAGCACTACGGCGAATCGGCCGACGACAAGACGTTGTTCCGCGAGTTCGGCTTCACGCCGGAGGCAGTGGTGGCCGCCGCGGAACGATCGATGGACAACTAG
- a CDS encoding quinone oxidoreductase family protein gives MHAIEVAETGGPEVLNYVEKSQPAPGPGQVLIKADAIGVNFIDTYFRSGQYPRELPFVVGTEVCGTVAEVGEDVAALAVGDRVVTAQAVGAYAEYCLAPADFVAYVPDAVSADVAASALLKGMTAHYLIKSVYPVQQGDAVLVHAGAGGVGLILTQWATSMAVKVITTVSTPAKAELSRKAGAIEVLDYPGDDPAEFGAKVRDLTGGVGVAAVYDGVGASTFEASLASLAIRGTLALFGAASGPVPPFDPQRLNAAGSLFLTRPTLAHYASTPDEFSWRAGELLDAIATGTLEVTVSERYPLAEASRAHADLQGRKTVGSVVLVP, from the coding sequence ATGCACGCCATCGAAGTCGCCGAAACGGGCGGACCCGAAGTCCTCAACTACGTCGAGAAGTCTCAGCCCGCACCCGGGCCGGGCCAGGTTCTGATCAAGGCCGACGCCATCGGCGTCAACTTCATCGACACCTACTTCCGTTCGGGTCAGTATCCGCGCGAACTGCCCTTCGTCGTGGGCACCGAGGTGTGCGGCACGGTCGCCGAGGTCGGCGAGGACGTCGCCGCGCTGGCCGTGGGCGACCGCGTGGTGACCGCCCAGGCCGTGGGCGCCTACGCCGAGTACTGCCTGGCCCCGGCCGACTTCGTCGCGTACGTCCCGGACGCCGTGTCCGCTGACGTCGCCGCCTCGGCGCTGCTCAAGGGCATGACGGCGCACTACCTCATCAAGTCCGTCTACCCCGTGCAGCAGGGCGACGCCGTGCTGGTGCACGCCGGCGCGGGCGGCGTGGGGCTGATCCTGACCCAGTGGGCCACCAGCATGGCCGTGAAGGTCATCACCACGGTCTCGACGCCGGCCAAGGCCGAGCTGTCGCGCAAGGCGGGCGCCATCGAGGTCCTCGACTACCCCGGCGACGACCCGGCGGAGTTCGGCGCGAAGGTGCGCGACCTGACCGGCGGTGTCGGGGTTGCCGCGGTGTACGACGGCGTGGGCGCCTCGACGTTCGAGGCGAGCCTCGCCAGCCTGGCGATCCGGGGCACGCTCGCGCTGTTCGGCGCGGCGAGCGGCCCGGTGCCCCCGTTCGACCCGCAGCGGCTCAACGCCGCCGGTTCGCTGTTCCTGACCCGACCGACGCTTGCCCACTACGCCTCTACCCCCGACGAGTTCTCCTGGCGGGCGGGCGAACTGCTCGACGCGATCGCGACGGGCACGCTGGAGGTGACGGTCAGCGAGCGGTACCCGCTGGCGGAGGCCTCCCGGGCGCACGCCGACCTGCAGGGCCGCAAGACCGTCGGCTCGGTGGTCCTGGTGCCCTGA
- the pgl gene encoding 6-phosphogluconolactonase gives MSETVIEKYADTDALVTAAGDRLVAAITAAIDARGVAHVSLTGGGTGVKLLKRVAERSAEVDWTKVHVYWGDERFVPADDDERNEKQAREALLDGIDVPAANVHPMAPSDGEFGDDIDAAAAAYADVLAANASGGGPVPEFDVHLLGMGGEGHVNSLFPHTEATRETERFVVGVLDSPKPPPKRITMTFPAVTKSREVWLVVSGGEKADAVAAAVGGASAEDFPAAGAVGTEATVWLLDEAAAAKL, from the coding sequence ATGTCTGAGACCGTGATCGAGAAGTACGCCGACACCGATGCGTTGGTGACGGCAGCGGGTGACCGCCTGGTGGCCGCGATCACCGCGGCGATCGACGCGCGCGGCGTTGCGCACGTCTCCCTGACCGGCGGCGGCACCGGCGTCAAGCTGCTCAAGCGCGTCGCCGAGCGCTCGGCCGAGGTGGACTGGACGAAGGTCCACGTCTACTGGGGCGACGAACGATTCGTCCCGGCCGACGACGACGAGCGCAACGAGAAGCAGGCCCGCGAGGCGCTGCTCGACGGCATCGACGTCCCGGCGGCCAACGTGCACCCGATGGCGCCGAGCGACGGCGAGTTCGGCGACGACATCGACGCCGCGGCCGCTGCCTACGCCGACGTCCTCGCTGCCAATGCCTCGGGCGGCGGTCCCGTGCCCGAGTTCGACGTGCACCTGCTCGGCATGGGCGGTGAGGGTCACGTGAACTCGCTGTTCCCGCACACCGAGGCGACCCGGGAGACCGAGCGGTTCGTCGTCGGGGTGCTCGACTCCCCCAAGCCGCCGCCGAAGCGCATCACGATGACCTTCCCCGCGGTCACGAAGTCCCGCGAGGTGTGGCTGGTCGTCTCGGGCGGCGAGAAGGCCGACGCCGTCGCAGCGGCGGTCGGCGGGGCCAGCGCCGAGGACTTCCCCGCGGCGGGGGCCGTGGGCACCGAGGCCACCGTGTGGCTTCTCGACGAAGCCGCCGCGGCCAAGCTGTAG
- the arfB gene encoding alternative ribosome rescue aminoacyl-tRNA hydrolase ArfB, with product MARDLNVTRTFVVSGSELHERFSRSSGPGGQGVNTADTRVELSLDVAHSPSIPETLRYRMLCRLRGRLVDGVLTVTASEHRTQLQNREAARERMAKLLRDAAAAPPPTRRPTRPTRGSKERRIAEKKRRGQTKQGRRAGWDAS from the coding sequence GTGGCCAGGGACCTGAACGTGACACGGACGTTCGTCGTGTCCGGGTCCGAGCTTCACGAACGGTTCTCCCGTTCGTCGGGACCCGGCGGGCAGGGCGTGAACACGGCCGACACCCGCGTCGAGTTGTCGCTCGACGTGGCGCACTCGCCGTCGATACCGGAGACGCTGCGCTACCGGATGCTGTGCCGACTACGCGGGCGGCTCGTCGACGGCGTGCTGACGGTCACCGCGAGTGAGCACCGCACGCAGCTGCAGAACCGTGAGGCTGCTCGCGAACGGATGGCGAAGCTACTGCGCGACGCCGCGGCGGCACCTCCGCCCACGCGCCGGCCCACCAGGCCGACGCGGGGTTCCAAGGAGCGCAGGATCGCGGAGAAGAAGCGCCGGGGCCAGACCAAGCAGGGTCGCCGCGCGGGCTGGGACGCGAGCTAG
- the zwf gene encoding glucose-6-phosphate dehydrogenase produces MPRIAGPCAVVIFGVTGDLARKKLMPAIYDLANRGLLPPSFALIGFARRDWADEDFGKVVYDAVKQHARTPFRQEVWDRLAEGIRFVQGTFDDESSFERLKATLDELDVERGTGGNHAFYLSIPPKAFPVVCEQLSKSGLANKPDGCWSRVVIEKPFGHDLESAEALNGVVNSVFPESSVFRIDHYLGKETVQNILALRFANELFEPVWNSHYVDSVQITMAEDIGLGGRGGYYDGVGAARDVIQNHLLQLLALTAMEEPVSFSPSELQAEKIKVLSASTLAQPLDETTSRGQYTAGWQGGERVVGLLEEEGFSETSTTETFAAITVDVDTRRWAGVPFYLRTGKRLGRRVTEIALIFKRAPHLPFDATMTEELGQNALVIRVQPDEGITLRFGSKVPGNAMEVRDVSMDFSYGSAFAEESPEAYERLILDVLLGEPSLFPVNAEVELAWKILDPALQYWESHGKPDPYESGGWGPDSAFEMMKRTGRAWRRP; encoded by the coding sequence ATGCCGCGCATCGCGGGGCCGTGCGCCGTGGTGATCTTCGGCGTGACGGGCGACCTGGCCCGCAAGAAGTTGATGCCCGCGATCTACGACCTCGCCAACCGTGGGCTGCTGCCTCCGTCGTTCGCGTTGATCGGGTTTGCACGTAGGGACTGGGCCGACGAGGACTTCGGCAAGGTCGTCTACGACGCGGTGAAGCAGCACGCGAGGACGCCGTTCCGCCAGGAGGTCTGGGACCGGCTCGCCGAGGGAATCCGGTTCGTCCAGGGCACGTTCGACGACGAGTCGTCGTTCGAGCGGCTCAAGGCGACCCTCGACGAACTCGACGTCGAACGCGGCACGGGCGGCAATCACGCGTTCTACCTGTCGATTCCACCCAAGGCCTTCCCGGTCGTGTGCGAGCAGCTGTCCAAGTCGGGGCTGGCGAACAAGCCCGATGGCTGCTGGTCACGCGTCGTGATCGAGAAGCCGTTCGGCCACGACCTGGAGAGTGCCGAGGCGCTCAACGGTGTGGTGAACAGCGTCTTCCCGGAGTCGTCGGTGTTCCGCATCGACCACTACCTGGGCAAGGAGACGGTGCAGAACATCCTGGCACTGCGGTTCGCCAACGAGTTGTTCGAACCGGTCTGGAACTCGCACTACGTCGACAGCGTGCAGATCACGATGGCCGAGGACATCGGTCTCGGCGGTCGCGGCGGCTACTACGACGGGGTCGGTGCGGCGCGCGACGTCATCCAGAACCACCTGCTGCAACTTTTGGCGCTGACCGCCATGGAGGAGCCGGTGAGCTTCTCGCCCAGTGAATTGCAGGCCGAGAAGATCAAGGTGCTCTCGGCCAGCACGCTCGCCCAGCCGTTGGACGAGACCACCTCCCGCGGCCAGTACACCGCGGGCTGGCAGGGCGGCGAACGGGTCGTCGGACTCCTCGAGGAGGAGGGATTCTCGGAGACGTCGACGACCGAGACGTTCGCGGCGATCACCGTCGACGTCGATACCCGCCGGTGGGCCGGGGTGCCGTTCTACCTGCGAACGGGGAAGCGGTTGGGGCGCAGGGTGACCGAGATCGCGCTGATCTTCAAGCGCGCGCCGCACCTGCCGTTCGACGCGACCATGACCGAGGAACTCGGCCAGAACGCGCTCGTCATCCGCGTGCAGCCCGACGAGGGCATCACGCTGCGATTCGGCTCGAAGGTGCCCGGCAACGCCATGGAGGTCCGCGACGTCAGCATGGACTTCTCCTACGGGTCGGCGTTCGCCGAGGAGTCCCCGGAGGCCTATGAGCGACTGATCCTCGACGTGCTGCTGGGCGAACCGTCGCTGTTCCCCGTCAACGCGGAAGTCGAACTGGCGTGGAAGATCCTGGACCCTGCGCTGCAGTACTGGGAGTCGCACGGCAAGCCGGATCCCTACGAGTCCGGCGGCTGGGGTCCCGACTCGGCGTTCGAGATGATGAAGCGGACCGGCCGTGCCTGGAGGAGACCGTGA
- a CDS encoding heme o synthase, which translates to MSIRERGAPSRIRTTFMAYVGLTKPRVIELLLVTAIPAMLLAHRGTVDPLLILNTLVGGMLAAAGANTLNCVADADIDKVMKRTALRPLARATVPTRNALIFGLILSVGSFFWLWTTTNLLSGVLAVVTIAFYVFVYTLLLKRRTSQNVVWGGAAGCMPVMIGWSAVTGTIEWPALVMFAIIFFWTPPHTWALAMRYKDDYRAAGVPMLPAVATEREVTRQILIYTWLTVFATLALVLATGWLYAVVALLAGAWFLVMAHQLYSGVKRGEAVKPLRLFLQSNNYLAVVFCALAVDSALALPTLLHL; encoded by the coding sequence GTGAGCATTCGCGAGCGCGGGGCGCCGAGCCGGATTCGCACCACGTTCATGGCCTATGTCGGGCTGACCAAGCCCCGGGTCATCGAGCTGTTGCTTGTCACTGCGATCCCCGCCATGTTGTTGGCCCATCGCGGCACCGTCGACCCGCTGCTGATCCTCAACACCCTCGTCGGCGGCATGCTGGCCGCGGCGGGTGCCAACACGCTCAACTGCGTGGCCGACGCCGACATCGACAAGGTGATGAAGCGCACGGCACTGCGCCCGCTGGCCCGGGCCACGGTCCCGACCCGCAATGCGCTGATCTTCGGCCTGATTCTGTCCGTGGGCTCGTTCTTCTGGCTGTGGACGACCACCAACCTGCTCTCGGGCGTGCTGGCCGTCGTCACGATCGCGTTCTACGTCTTCGTCTACACCCTGCTGCTCAAGCGCCGCACCTCGCAGAACGTGGTGTGGGGCGGGGCCGCCGGCTGCATGCCGGTGATGATCGGCTGGTCCGCGGTGACGGGCACCATCGAGTGGCCCGCGCTGGTGATGTTCGCGATCATCTTCTTCTGGACGCCACCGCACACCTGGGCGCTGGCGATGCGCTACAAGGACGACTACCGCGCCGCAGGCGTACCGATGCTGCCCGCGGTCGCCACCGAGCGCGAGGTCACCCGGCAGATCCTCATCTACACGTGGCTGACGGTGTTCGCGACGCTGGCGCTCGTGCTGGCCACCGGCTGGCTGTACGCGGTCGTGGCACTGCTCGCCGGTGCTTGGTTCCTCGTCATGGCCCACCAGCTCTACAGCGGCGTCAAGCGCGGCGAGGCCGTCAAGCCGCTGCGGCTGTTCCTGCAGTCGAACAACTACCTCGCGGTCGTGTTCTGCGCATTGGCCGTCGACTCGGCCCTGGCACTGCCGACGCTGCTGCACCTCTGA
- the tal gene encoding transaldolase: MTQNPNLAALSAAGVSVWLDDLSRERLQSGNLQNLIDTRSVVGVTTNPSIFQAALSKGDAYDGQIAELAERGADVDATIRTVTTDDVRNACDLFTKTFEASGGVDGRVSIEVDPRLARDADKTIAQAIELWKIVDRPNLLIKIPAMEEGLPAITAVIAEGISVNVTLIFSVERHEAVMDAYLAGLEKAKEAGHDLTKIHSVASFFVSRVDSEIDKRLEAIGSDEALALRGQAGVANSRLAYAAYQKVFESGQRFGELKAAGARVQRVLWASTGVKNEDYSDTLYVTELVAPDTVNTMPEKTLEAVADHGEIKGDTVTGTADAAQEVFDKLEALGLDLTDVFLTLENEGVEKFDKSWSELMEATQQQLDEKKS, from the coding sequence ATGACTCAGAACCCGAACCTCGCGGCGCTGAGTGCCGCAGGAGTATCCGTATGGCTCGACGACCTCTCGCGTGAGCGACTGCAGTCCGGCAACCTGCAGAACCTCATCGACACCCGCAGCGTCGTCGGCGTGACCACCAACCCGTCGATCTTCCAGGCCGCCCTGTCCAAGGGTGACGCCTACGACGGGCAGATCGCCGAACTCGCCGAGCGCGGCGCCGACGTCGACGCCACCATCCGCACGGTGACCACCGACGACGTCCGCAACGCCTGCGACCTGTTCACGAAGACCTTCGAGGCGAGCGGCGGAGTCGACGGGCGGGTGTCCATCGAGGTGGACCCCAGGCTCGCCCGCGACGCCGACAAGACCATCGCCCAAGCCATCGAGCTGTGGAAGATCGTCGACCGGCCGAACCTGCTGATCAAGATCCCGGCGATGGAGGAAGGCCTGCCTGCGATCACCGCGGTGATCGCCGAGGGCATCTCGGTCAACGTGACGTTGATCTTCTCGGTCGAACGCCACGAGGCCGTCATGGACGCCTACCTCGCCGGCCTCGAGAAGGCCAAGGAAGCCGGTCACGACCTGACCAAGATCCATTCCGTCGCTTCGTTCTTCGTGTCCCGCGTGGACTCGGAGATCGACAAGCGACTCGAGGCGATCGGCTCCGACGAGGCACTCGCGCTGCGCGGGCAGGCCGGTGTCGCCAACTCGCGACTGGCCTACGCCGCCTACCAGAAGGTGTTCGAGAGCGGACAGCGCTTCGGCGAGCTGAAGGCCGCCGGCGCCCGGGTGCAGCGCGTGCTGTGGGCGTCGACCGGCGTGAAGAACGAGGACTACTCCGACACGCTCTACGTGACCGAGCTGGTCGCGCCGGACACCGTGAACACGATGCCGGAGAAGACGCTCGAGGCCGTCGCCGACCACGGCGAGATCAAGGGCGACACCGTAACCGGCACCGCAGACGCGGCGCAGGAAGTGTTCGACAAGCTCGAAGCCCTGGGCCTCGACCTCACCGACGTCTTCCTGACGCTCGAGAACGAGGGCGTCGAGAAGTTCGACAAGTCGTGGAGCGAGCTCATGGAGGCCACGCAGCAGCAGCTCGACGAGAAGAAGTCCTGA
- the opcA gene encoding glucose-6-phosphate dehydrogenase assembly protein OpcA: MIVDLPNTNTGAINKKIQALREEGGAITLGRVLTLVIAPDTEAVLEDSIEAANAASREHPCRVIVVSPGDRLASDARLDAQLRVGSDAGANEVVVLRLSGPLANHASSVVMPFLLPDTPVVTWWPDVAPDVPARDPLGQLALRRITDATNGEDPLAAIKGRLAGYSPGDTDLAWSRITYWRALLTSTLDQGPFEEIQSAHVSGLKNEPALDILAGWLTSKIDGPVTRGVGELKVELVRASETITLSRPQEGVTASLTRTGKPDALVPLARRETRECLAEDMRRLDADEIYLAALRGIDEVTYV; the protein is encoded by the coding sequence GTGATAGTCGACCTGCCGAACACCAACACCGGCGCGATCAACAAGAAGATTCAGGCACTGCGCGAAGAGGGCGGCGCGATCACGCTGGGTCGCGTGCTGACCCTGGTCATCGCCCCGGATACCGAAGCGGTGCTTGAGGATTCGATCGAGGCCGCCAACGCGGCCAGCCGCGAGCACCCCTGCCGCGTGATCGTGGTCAGCCCCGGCGACCGCCTGGCTTCCGACGCCCGGCTCGACGCGCAACTGCGCGTCGGCAGCGACGCGGGTGCGAATGAGGTCGTGGTGCTTCGCCTCTCGGGTCCGCTAGCCAACCACGCCAGCAGCGTGGTGATGCCGTTCCTGCTGCCGGACACTCCGGTGGTGACGTGGTGGCCGGACGTCGCGCCGGACGTGCCTGCGCGAGACCCGTTGGGCCAGTTGGCGCTGCGCCGCATCACCGACGCCACGAACGGCGAGGATCCGCTGGCCGCGATCAAGGGCAGGCTGGCCGGTTACTCGCCAGGCGACACCGACCTCGCGTGGAGCCGGATCACCTACTGGCGCGCGCTGTTGACCTCGACGCTCGACCAGGGGCCTTTCGAGGAGATCCAGTCGGCGCACGTCTCTGGCCTCAAGAACGAACCGGCGCTGGACATCCTGGCCGGCTGGTTAACCAGCAAGATCGACGGTCCGGTGACCCGTGGGGTCGGCGAGCTGAAGGTCGAACTGGTCCGCGCCAGCGAGACCATCACGCTGAGCCGACCGCAGGAGGGCGTGACCGCGTCCCTGACCCGGACCGGCAAGCCCGACGCCCTGGTGCCGTTGGCACGCAGGGAGACTCGCGAATGCCTCGCCGAGGACATGCGACGTCTCGACGCCGACGAGATCTATCTGGCCGCCCTGCGGGGCATCGACGAGGTGACCTATGTCTGA